The sequence below is a genomic window from Sphingomonas jaspsi DSM 18422.
CGCTGCTGAAGAAGGCGGAAGCCGCTCAGGAAGCCGGTGGCCGCGCGCCGATCAAGACCTGGTCGCGCCGCTCGACCATCCTGCCGCAGTTCGTCGGCCTGACCTTCAATGTCTACAACGGCCGCAAGTTCGTGCCGGTGTCGGTCAACGAAGAAATGGTCGGCATGAAGCTTGGTGAATTTGCGCCGACGCGCTTCTTCCCGGGCCACGCCGCCGACAAGAAGGGTAAGCGCTAATGAGCAAGCCTAAGAGCCCCCGCAAGGTCGGCGAAAAGGAAGCGCTGGCGACCGGAACCATGATCCGTGGTTCGGCCCGCAAGCTCAACCTGGTTGCCGGTCTGATCCGCGGCCGCAAGGTCGAAGAGGCCCTGAACATCCTCAAGTTCAGCCCGAAGGGCATGAGCGAAGATGTCTACAAGGTCCTCGCCTCGGCCGTCGCCAATGCCGAAAACAACCACAACCTCGACGTCGACAGCCTGGTCGTCGCCGAAGCGTCGGTCGGCAAGTCGATCACCATGAAGCGTTTCGCGACCCGCGCCCGCGGCCGCTCGACCCGTATCGAGAAGCCGTTCAGCCGCCTTCGCGTCGTCGTTCGCGAGCAGGAAGAAGCGTAATGGGTCAGAAGTCGTCTCCCGTCGGTCTGCGCCTGCAGATCAACCGCACCTGGGACAGCCGCTGGTTCGCTGAAGGCCAGGACTATGGCAAGCAGCTGCTCGAGGATCTCAAGATCCGCCAGTTCATCATCAAGTCGCTGCCGCAGGCCGCGATTTCGAAGGTGGTCATCGAGCGTCCGGCCAAGCTGTGCCGCGTGTCGATCTATGCCGCCCGCCCGGGCGTCATCATCGGCAAGAAGGGTTCGGACATCGAAAAGCTGAAGAAGCAGCTGGCCAAGATGACCGGCGCTGATGTCAGCCTCAACATCGTCGAAATCCGCAAGCCGGAAATCGACGCTCGCCTCGTCGCTCAGGGCGTGGCCGACCAGCTGGAGCGCCGCGTGGCGTTCCGCCGCGCCATGAAGCGTGCGGTGCAGTCGGCTCTCCGTCTTGGTGCGGAAGGCATTCGTATCACCTGCTCGGGCCGTCTGGGTGGCGCGGAAATCGCGCGCACCGAATGGTACCGCGAGGGTCGCGTTCCGCTGCACACGCTGCGTGGTAACGTCGATTACGCCGAAGCGCAGGCGCACACCGCTTACGGTGTCTGCGGCGTGAAGGTGTGGGTCTTCAAGGGCGAAATCCTTGGTCATGACCCGCTCGCGCAGGATCGTTTGATGATGGAAGCGCAGACCTCGGGCGTTCGCCCGATGC
It includes:
- the rpsS gene encoding 30S ribosomal protein S19 encodes the protein MARSVWKGPFVELSLLKKAEAAQEAGGRAPIKTWSRRSTILPQFVGLTFNVYNGRKFVPVSVNEEMVGMKLGEFAPTRFFPGHAADKKGKR
- the rpsC gene encoding 30S ribosomal protein S3, whose product is MGQKSSPVGLRLQINRTWDSRWFAEGQDYGKQLLEDLKIRQFIIKSLPQAAISKVVIERPAKLCRVSIYAARPGVIIGKKGSDIEKLKKQLAKMTGADVSLNIVEIRKPEIDARLVAQGVADQLERRVAFRRAMKRAVQSALRLGAEGIRITCSGRLGGAEIARTEWYREGRVPLHTLRGNVDYAEAQAHTAYGVCGVKVWVFKGEILGHDPLAQDRLMMEAQTSGVRPMRDDRR
- the rplV gene encoding 50S ribosomal protein L22 is translated as MSKPKSPRKVGEKEALATGTMIRGSARKLNLVAGLIRGRKVEEALNILKFSPKGMSEDVYKVLASAVANAENNHNLDVDSLVVAEASVGKSITMKRFATRARGRSTRIEKPFSRLRVVVREQEEA